A single region of the Chryseobacterium sp. 6424 genome encodes:
- a CDS encoding tetratricopeptide repeat protein, translating to MKSKKIVLAAVIFYFGHAQAQQSQYFSNRETYRLGLAENLYQNKIYSAAQFEYARQYFYNGKLVASQQEAAQFFDNVIGVILRKNYAEQGLEAFIREYPHSAYFAQANLPLADYYLAQKDFPKALEMLGNINQYQLSREENTQYIMKLGYARFMTGDSQGAIEALDAAYINAEGTDKSDIAYMLGHLYYADRQNDRAFSYFDTIKNEEKYARVVKPYYVQMYFNNRDFDRAIEEGNALLDVSFSNSYKIEVHKIIGESYFMKGEYASAYPHLKIYLESNETPSESDLYEMGFVAAQLKKYDEAVSYYNQLINSNSPTSQNAYYQLGNAYLEVGKKQEALSAFRSAKQMTYDAKVQQLAHVQYAKLSYDIGNPFESAPVVIQDYINRYARSTEAEEMKSLLVKSYLYSGDYKGTLSAIDKMPNSTPELNRIDQEVSFLLGTEEFNKGNFDAAETYFLRSLEFNINKEFNVRATYWLAQTYYQKGNYASAIVRYEKILNESFSEKQQLPYDLGYAYFKSKKFAQAQKYFAAYLNNPKPEFKADAELRLADTYYADNQLNEAIAIYDKAENADDYTMFQKAMAYGFKGDTEAKISELKKLLSQYKNSEYIDDAQYEIATAYAANDDYNTSNDYFAQVIKSSTDKDLVANAQIYRAQNYIDLNQDSRALSELKSLGNQYRNTAYAPKIVQAARPVYIKNGDVAGYESFAKTLGVKIAASELDEINLTTARNYYAAKDYKRAIPLYEKYLTQNPTGEGLYQAQYELGESFYQTRNLPQSLVVLKELAAVQNDYQEDAQTRIAQIYIEQNNRAEAKKYLEPLSSSSNQNVRNFANLELMKIFAEEKNFAQAEKFADLVLANTKNAASVSELAKVVKARSLMNRNRDNEAKAAYAALERSSNTEVVAEAFYAKAFYQNKAKAFKSSNETIFKLANNYASEEYWGAKALVLMARNYIGLKDKYQASYTVDQIIDNYQDFPEIVAEAKEIKKLIK from the coding sequence ATGAAGTCAAAAAAAATAGTTCTTGCAGCCGTTATATTTTATTTCGGTCACGCTCAGGCACAGCAGTCACAATATTTCAGTAACCGCGAAACGTACCGTCTGGGACTTGCAGAAAATCTTTATCAAAACAAAATATACAGTGCTGCCCAGTTCGAATACGCGAGGCAGTATTTTTATAACGGAAAACTGGTTGCGTCGCAACAGGAAGCGGCACAGTTTTTTGATAATGTCATTGGGGTGATACTTCGGAAGAACTATGCGGAGCAGGGTTTGGAGGCATTCATCCGCGAATATCCCCATTCTGCGTATTTTGCACAGGCCAACCTGCCGCTCGCCGACTACTATCTGGCACAGAAAGACTTCCCGAAAGCGCTTGAAATGCTGGGGAACATTAATCAGTACCAACTTTCCCGCGAAGAAAACACACAGTATATCATGAAACTGGGCTACGCCAGATTTATGACCGGAGATTCCCAGGGCGCTATTGAGGCATTAGACGCGGCCTATATAAACGCTGAAGGTACTGATAAAAGCGACATTGCTTATATGTTGGGGCATTTATACTATGCCGACCGCCAAAACGACCGTGCATTTAGTTATTTTGATACCATTAAAAACGAGGAAAAATACGCGCGTGTAGTAAAGCCGTATTATGTGCAGATGTATTTCAATAACCGTGATTTCGACCGTGCTATCGAGGAAGGAAATGCTTTGCTTGATGTTTCATTTTCAAATAGTTATAAAATAGAAGTTCATAAAATCATTGGTGAAAGTTACTTTATGAAAGGGGAGTATGCCTCGGCCTATCCACACCTTAAGATTTATCTTGAAAGTAATGAAACACCTTCGGAAAGCGATCTTTATGAAATGGGCTTTGTTGCGGCCCAACTCAAAAAATATGATGAAGCTGTATCTTATTATAACCAGCTGATCAACAGTAATTCGCCTACCTCGCAAAATGCCTATTACCAACTTGGGAATGCGTATCTGGAAGTGGGTAAGAAACAGGAGGCGCTTTCGGCTTTCCGGTCGGCAAAACAAATGACTTATGATGCCAAAGTGCAGCAATTGGCACATGTACAATACGCAAAGCTAAGTTATGATATCGGTAATCCTTTCGAGTCTGCGCCTGTGGTGATTCAGGATTATATCAACCGGTATGCGCGCAGTACGGAGGCTGAGGAGATGAAATCCTTGCTGGTGAAATCTTACCTTTATTCCGGCGACTACAAAGGAACCTTGAGTGCGATTGACAAAATGCCCAACTCCACACCTGAACTGAACAGGATCGACCAGGAGGTTTCTTTCCTTTTAGGTACAGAAGAGTTCAATAAAGGGAATTTCGATGCGGCGGAAACCTATTTCCTGCGCAGTCTAGAATTTAATATCAATAAAGAATTTAATGTACGTGCCACTTATTGGCTGGCCCAAACTTATTATCAGAAAGGAAATTATGCTTCTGCAATTGTTCGGTATGAAAAGATTCTTAATGAAAGTTTCAGCGAGAAACAGCAGCTGCCGTATGACCTCGGATACGCATATTTCAAATCAAAGAAGTTTGCGCAGGCTCAAAAATATTTCGCGGCCTATCTGAACAATCCAAAACCAGAGTTTAAGGCAGATGCCGAACTTCGGCTTGCTGATACGTATTATGCAGATAATCAACTGAATGAAGCCATCGCGATCTATGATAAAGCCGAAAATGCTGATGACTATACGATGTTCCAGAAAGCCATGGCCTATGGTTTTAAAGGAGACACGGAAGCTAAGATTTCTGAACTTAAAAAGTTACTTTCACAATACAAGAATTCGGAATATATCGATGATGCCCAGTACGAAATAGCCACTGCCTATGCCGCTAATGATGACTATAATACCTCGAACGATTATTTCGCGCAAGTCATTAAAAGCAGCACCGACAAAGATTTGGTGGCAAACGCGCAAATTTACCGTGCACAAAACTATATAGATCTTAACCAAGATTCGCGTGCGCTCTCGGAACTAAAATCTCTGGGTAACCAATACCGAAACACTGCCTATGCCCCTAAAATTGTGCAGGCCGCACGACCGGTTTACATTAAGAATGGTGATGTTGCCGGCTACGAAAGTTTCGCGAAGACGTTAGGTGTAAAAATCGCTGCTTCGGAACTGGATGAAATAAACTTGACTACTGCTAGAAACTATTACGCCGCTAAAGATTACAAAAGGGCCATTCCACTGTACGAAAAATATCTTACGCAAAACCCGACAGGCGAGGGGCTGTACCAAGCGCAATATGAATTGGGCGAAAGCTTCTATCAAACCCGTAATCTACCACAGTCTCTGGTAGTGCTGAAAGAACTTGCAGCTGTACAGAATGATTACCAGGAAGATGCGCAAACCCGCATCGCACAGATATATATAGAACAGAACAACCGCGCAGAAGCTAAGAAATATCTAGAGCCACTCAGCAGCTCATCTAACCAAAATGTACGCAATTTCGCAAATCTGGAACTGATGAAGATCTTTGCCGAAGAGAAAAACTTCGCGCAGGCAGAGAAATTTGCGGATCTGGTGTTGGCTAACACGAAAAATGCCGCATCGGTCAGCGAACTGGCCAAGGTTGTGAAAGCCCGAAGCCTGATGAACCGCAACCGCGATAACGAAGCCAAAGCTGCCTACGCCGCACTTGAAAGGTCATCAAATACCGAAGTTGTTGCCGAAGCTTTTTACGCAAAAGCATTTTACCAGAACAAAGCAAAAGCGTTCAAATCTTCTAACGAAACCATTTTCAAATTGGCAAATAACTATGCATCAGAAGAATATTGGGGCGCAAAAGCTCTTGTACTGATGGCAAGAAACTATATCGGGCTGAAAGATAAATATCAGGCAAGTTATACCGTGGATCAGATTATCGACAATTACCAAGACTTTCCGGAAATTGTAGCGGAGGCCAAAGAAATCAAGAAACTGATAAAATAA
- a CDS encoding DUF962 domain-containing protein yields the protein MSERIKTYQEFYIYYLSQHQKTATKILHFIGIMIVLGVVAYVLASGKERFLWYIAIVGYGLPLLSHYTFERNTPTAFRYPLWTFISDFKMFFELIFGKTKFKNNA from the coding sequence ATGTCAGAAAGGATAAAAACTTATCAGGAATTTTATATTTATTATTTATCACAACATCAGAAGACCGCGACTAAAATCCTGCATTTTATCGGGATAATGATTGTACTGGGTGTGGTCGCGTATGTGCTTGCCTCAGGGAAAGAGAGGTTTCTGTGGTACATCGCCATTGTAGGATATGGTTTGCCACTGCTTAGCCATTATACTTTTGAGCGCAATACACCTACCGCTTTCCGGTACCCATTGTGGACATTTATATCAGATTTTAAGATGTTTTTTGAACTTATTTTTGGTAAAACTAAATTTAAAAACAATGCGTAA
- a CDS encoding T9SS type B sorting domain-containing protein: protein MRRIYVLFLLFLGIYNTAQTIDLYHPTTEILYPSQQYFCVGESLDFKVNAESTSTGDYRISSEAASTFPLVAGNIPINFQSAGADKFSEAFPIGFTFSFYEKNYTKAVLGSNGRLVFTNDAELEDLKDINVYKDRTFSGITGYNDYSRLPSTDYNKVYRNAPERELNLAQIFFGYTDLVPKSTKSSVDYFYKNISVNGKNALLISFQNQIRTNGTGDDSSAPYNSFVLLIEGGEIIIEVRNKTQNSYNAILGIQNENATKFKVPTHNYNNGPWRSEGVAWVFTPNQNLTPQFKWFRNGTQIPGETSDTVNNFEPNDGDVLMVVVTYHDPSGAQVGAAVSDEVKFKLLQNPQISAPTYTAGCGNPAELHVISPDPNLIYEWRSDTDASFSQTGTSILVGNGSYYVQVKNTAGTCTLRSASQVVDISSILPTFVHDGLTIRICDKSGQPSQIFDLAAVTGYPPGADYTVEYFETGTSAPITSASILSGQTKNFTIKVSTNAGVSPACTFTKNFSIAYQSFPPDNTVYTSAKICDNVNSYTVPQFKAEFFAGSPFQFEFSTDGTTFNTTPVNPQTHSSIWVKITDPNFTCQSIVKLNFDFHPTVEIKPFSTFPPHCFSTTEYFDLNITKAELEYSSEILATFYRNIELTDQITDLNYRGSGTIYIKVENIVTGCVADSVPTLQLRIYRKPSLIKTTPETKFSICGTKIYNLTTVIEDYIGTWSEYPEIRYFDASNIALSQVEWESYDAGVRGRPYMVFVYNQTNNLECSDRIEFNLIELTKPVALISQIAVCGETTYALQNFKRKAIVNEPQYTFTDEFGNPLPSNFDLTILPLTVRFYMKNNSTGCTSDFQSITFVQGSPTALISTQTDYELCDEDFDGKTTFNLDTLKTKFISDASAVFEYFKDSGFTVTIPSTYINETAFAQTVYVRITSGGQCPSTAKINLKVNTPVKSGTLLDKYFICYGETLAIDAGAENTVFSWSDGKTGQIAYFTQSGSYSVVLKNGADGCPYTHNFVISDENQPKIEVVNQTSNAIEVIATGGAKPYRYYFNGIMQTSNILQNPTELNYEIQVQSAMGCLGPPKTVYFIKISNSFSPNGDGRNDVWKVENLDKMERVSIQIVDRYGNRVFASGDTKTVAWDGTMSGKALPSSTYWYTLSWYDPITQKTTQRQGWILLKNRD from the coding sequence ATGAGGAGAATATATGTACTGTTTTTGCTATTTCTGGGTATCTATAATACTGCCCAGACAATAGATTTGTATCATCCGACAACCGAGATTCTATATCCTTCGCAGCAATATTTTTGCGTGGGAGAAAGTCTTGACTTTAAAGTAAACGCGGAGTCCACCTCAACCGGGGATTACAGAATATCTAGCGAAGCCGCTTCAACTTTTCCGCTCGTGGCAGGCAACATCCCCATCAACTTTCAAAGTGCAGGTGCCGATAAATTCAGTGAAGCATTTCCCATTGGTTTTACCTTTAGCTTTTACGAAAAAAATTACACAAAAGCAGTCTTAGGCAGTAACGGCCGACTGGTATTTACAAACGATGCCGAACTGGAAGACCTGAAGGACATTAATGTGTATAAGGACAGAACATTCAGTGGGATTACGGGCTACAATGATTACTCAAGGCTACCTTCTACGGATTACAATAAAGTTTACCGCAATGCACCGGAAAGAGAACTTAATTTAGCCCAGATCTTTTTCGGATATACCGATCTCGTTCCCAAATCAACCAAGTCTTCAGTCGATTATTTTTATAAAAACATCAGTGTAAATGGCAAGAATGCATTGCTAATCTCCTTTCAGAATCAGATTCGTACAAACGGTACCGGAGATGATTCTAGTGCGCCATATAATAGTTTCGTCCTTTTGATTGAAGGCGGCGAAATTATAATTGAAGTGCGCAATAAGACTCAAAACTCATATAACGCGATCCTTGGTATTCAAAATGAAAACGCAACCAAATTTAAAGTCCCAACACATAACTACAATAACGGACCGTGGAGAAGCGAGGGTGTGGCATGGGTTTTCACTCCAAACCAAAATCTTACTCCCCAATTCAAATGGTTTCGGAACGGCACGCAGATTCCGGGAGAAACTTCTGATACTGTAAATAATTTTGAGCCCAATGATGGTGATGTCCTGATGGTCGTAGTCACCTATCACGATCCTTCAGGCGCACAGGTAGGTGCGGCGGTGTCGGATGAAGTTAAGTTTAAATTACTTCAAAATCCACAGATTTCGGCACCGACTTACACGGCGGGTTGCGGAAATCCGGCCGAGTTGCATGTGATAAGTCCAGACCCGAATCTGATTTACGAATGGCGTTCAGACACAGATGCGTCATTCAGCCAAACTGGTACCAGCATTCTGGTCGGTAACGGAAGTTATTATGTACAGGTGAAGAACACGGCCGGTACGTGTACCCTAAGATCCGCCAGTCAGGTTGTAGATATCTCGTCGATCTTGCCCACTTTTGTGCATGATGGGCTGACGATCCGCATTTGCGACAAGAGCGGGCAGCCATCGCAAATATTTGATCTCGCAGCGGTTACGGGTTATCCGCCAGGCGCAGATTATACGGTTGAATATTTCGAGACAGGTACCTCCGCACCGATAACCTCTGCCTCCATACTTTCAGGTCAAACCAAGAATTTTACAATAAAAGTGTCCACGAATGCCGGCGTAAGTCCTGCGTGTACTTTCACCAAAAATTTCAGCATTGCGTATCAGTCATTTCCACCAGATAATACGGTTTACACGTCGGCAAAGATTTGCGATAATGTAAATTCTTACACAGTTCCGCAATTTAAAGCCGAATTTTTCGCCGGCTCACCATTCCAGTTTGAGTTTTCAACAGACGGAACTACTTTTAATACTACACCGGTAAATCCGCAGACACATTCAAGCATTTGGGTAAAAATTACAGACCCCAATTTCACCTGCCAAAGTATTGTAAAGCTGAATTTTGATTTTCATCCGACAGTTGAAATTAAACCATTTTCGACATTTCCGCCGCATTGCTTTAGTACAACTGAATATTTTGACTTAAATATTACAAAAGCGGAGCTTGAGTACTCTTCAGAAATTCTTGCGACATTCTATCGTAATATAGAACTTACTGACCAAATTACAGACTTGAATTATCGGGGGAGCGGAACAATTTACATTAAAGTCGAAAATATAGTGACTGGATGCGTCGCTGATTCCGTTCCAACACTGCAGCTTAGAATATACCGTAAACCTTCGCTTATAAAGACAACGCCCGAAACCAAGTTTTCGATTTGTGGTACCAAAATTTACAATCTGACGACTGTGATTGAAGATTATATTGGTACTTGGAGCGAGTATCCGGAAATCCGTTATTTTGATGCCTCTAATATAGCTCTTTCTCAGGTCGAATGGGAAAGTTATGATGCTGGTGTTCGGGGAAGACCTTATATGGTTTTTGTTTATAACCAAACCAACAATTTGGAATGTTCAGACAGAATTGAGTTTAACTTGATAGAACTTACGAAACCTGTTGCACTCATTTCCCAAATCGCCGTCTGCGGCGAAACCACATATGCTTTGCAGAATTTTAAACGGAAAGCCATCGTAAATGAGCCGCAATACACGTTTACAGATGAGTTCGGCAATCCACTGCCCTCAAATTTTGATCTGACAATATTACCGCTCACTGTACGGTTCTATATGAAGAACAACAGTACAGGTTGCACATCCGATTTTCAAAGCATCACTTTCGTGCAAGGTTCACCCACAGCGCTGATTTCAACGCAAACCGATTACGAGCTGTGTGACGAGGATTTTGACGGAAAAACAACATTTAATTTGGATACTTTGAAGACGAAATTTATCTCTGATGCTTCAGCGGTTTTTGAGTATTTTAAAGATTCCGGTTTTACGGTCACCATTCCTTCGACATATATTAATGAAACGGCCTTTGCGCAAACGGTTTATGTTCGTATTACCTCTGGAGGCCAGTGTCCGTCGACAGCAAAGATCAATTTAAAAGTAAACACGCCCGTAAAATCGGGTACTTTGCTTGACAAATATTTTATCTGTTATGGTGAAACTTTGGCCATTGATGCCGGAGCAGAAAACACAGTTTTCAGCTGGAGCGATGGGAAGACGGGCCAGATTGCCTATTTCACGCAGTCGGGAAGCTATTCAGTTGTGCTGAAAAATGGCGCGGATGGTTGTCCGTACACGCACAATTTCGTTATTTCCGATGAAAACCAGCCGAAAATAGAGGTCGTAAACCAAACGTCGAACGCTATTGAGGTTATTGCAACTGGCGGCGCAAAGCCATACAGATATTATTTCAATGGCATCATGCAGACATCGAATATCCTCCAAAACCCTACGGAACTTAATTATGAAATTCAGGTACAGTCGGCTATGGGTTGTTTGGGCCCGCCAAAAACGGTGTATTTTATTAAAATATCTAATTCTTTCAGTCCAAATGGTGATGGTAGGAATGATGTGTGGAAGGTTGAAAACCTTGACAAAATGGAACGGGTTTCTATCCAGATTGTTGATCGCTATGGCAATCGTGTATTTGCTTCCGGGGACACCAAAACAGTTGCCTGGGACGGTACGATGAGCGGAAAAGCACTCCCCAGTTCAACCTATTGGTACACGCTGTCTTGGTACGACCCGATAACCCAAAAGACAACGCAGCGCCAAGGCTGGATTTTACTTAAAAATAGAGATTAA
- a CDS encoding TonB-dependent receptor codes for MNKRISIIALFFLGLSQFALAQIKEEKLILDRKREPEVKNIEKKKTSVAAEKNYPPKEKKTQDSLNLRYQITNVPAASDFKTSTIQGEDISPKFDADHQNSYFQLGMGNFGRVLADGNIVAKLENNLEVGADLHVLSTSGLKKEYAWSSKQNTGNVAAYLNSYNNKGKFNVIADYGLNDYNYYGIYAFDPSADVNLKQKTNRFKVNGYYDFYSNEILNDIRVKSSFLSDHFDARETQAEIVANFSKHDIALPINDITLNTDLGLGVETLNTDFKLLSQNITRFLNASVSPKLTFFKGDSYLMIGSDFSFFSGKYNTNLMAEQQKSNKTYWFPRAEILFSAAQEFKFYAGIKGGLTLNSYAYMLEENPYLVSDQQLRPTEVKYKGYVGIRGDIDQTIKYDFNAGFGKVNDILFYSANDLFDTAVAANRAAYDYANTFAAVYDNGTVSEVNASVQYFPLANLVLSAEAQFTKYDLDVYEHIYNVPLLRANIGANYTLLGKKLTLGTKMIFATDRTTNSFSYTASGTSPDFYVSNENGDDKVGGFADLNLSAEYRIHKNFSIFAHGNNLLNTNYQTFKGYKVLGTQILGGLKISF; via the coding sequence ATGAACAAAAGAATCTCCATCATAGCTCTGTTTTTCCTAGGCTTATCGCAGTTTGCCTTGGCGCAGATTAAAGAAGAAAAACTCATCCTCGACCGCAAGCGCGAACCTGAAGTCAAGAATATCGAAAAGAAAAAGACATCGGTTGCAGCAGAAAAAAACTATCCGCCAAAGGAGAAAAAAACGCAGGATTCTCTTAATTTACGTTACCAGATTACCAATGTTCCGGCTGCGTCTGATTTTAAAACTTCCACCATTCAGGGGGAAGATATTTCGCCGAAATTTGATGCTGATCACCAAAACAGTTACTTCCAGTTGGGAATGGGCAATTTCGGACGGGTATTGGCAGACGGAAATATTGTCGCAAAACTGGAGAATAATCTTGAAGTAGGTGCGGATTTGCATGTACTTTCAACTTCGGGTCTGAAAAAAGAATATGCGTGGAGTTCTAAACAAAACACAGGGAATGTAGCGGCTTACCTGAATTCTTACAACAACAAAGGAAAGTTCAACGTAATCGCAGATTATGGCCTAAATGATTACAATTACTATGGCATCTACGCCTTTGATCCTTCCGCTGATGTCAATCTGAAGCAGAAAACCAATCGTTTCAAGGTGAATGGCTACTATGATTTTTACAGCAATGAAATCCTCAACGACATCCGAGTGAAATCATCATTCCTTAGCGATCATTTCGATGCCAGGGAAACTCAGGCAGAAATCGTGGCTAATTTTTCAAAACACGACATCGCCCTGCCTATAAACGACATCACCCTGAATACAGATTTAGGCTTAGGCGTGGAAACTTTAAATACAGACTTTAAACTTCTTAGTCAAAACATCACACGTTTCCTAAATGCCTCGGTATCACCCAAACTTACTTTCTTTAAAGGAGATTCTTATCTGATGATTGGCTCTGATTTTTCTTTCTTTAGTGGTAAATACAACACTAATTTAATGGCTGAACAGCAGAAGTCGAACAAAACATATTGGTTTCCGCGGGCAGAAATCCTGTTTTCCGCGGCGCAGGAATTTAAGTTTTACGCGGGCATAAAAGGTGGTTTGACGCTCAATAGCTATGCCTACATGTTAGAGGAAAATCCTTACCTGGTTTCCGACCAGCAACTTCGTCCCACCGAAGTCAAATATAAGGGGTATGTGGGCATTCGCGGCGATATTGACCAGACGATAAAGTACGACTTCAATGCAGGTTTCGGTAAAGTAAATGACATCCTTTTTTATAGTGCCAATGATCTTTTTGATACCGCTGTTGCAGCCAACAGGGCGGCATATGACTACGCCAATACGTTTGCCGCCGTGTATGACAACGGTACAGTGAGCGAAGTGAACGCGAGTGTGCAGTATTTCCCGCTGGCCAACCTTGTACTCAGTGCTGAAGCGCAGTTCACCAAATACGACCTTGATGTTTATGAGCACATTTATAACGTACCTTTGCTGCGCGCCAACATCGGAGCGAATTATACCCTTTTGGGCAAAAAACTGACGTTAGGGACCAAGATGATCTTCGCTACCGACCGTACGACCAATTCGTTTTCCTACACAGCATCAGGCACTTCGCCGGATTTTTATGTATCAAATGAAAACGGGGATGATAAAGTTGGTGGATTCGCGGATTTAAATTTATCTGCAGAGTATAGAATTCACAAAAATTTCAGTATTTTTGCCCACGGAAATAACCTCCTGAACACCAATTACCAAACCTTCAAAGGATATAAAGTATTGGGAACACAGATTTTAGGAGGATTAAAGATTTCCTTTTAG
- a CDS encoding APC family permease, with amino-acid sequence MNQLFRRKHYSETEQPSGLRRVLGVWDIVFFGIAAIIGAGSFSSLGEAVFRGGPGVIVLYLICGFACGFTALCYAEFASRIPQAGSAYTYAYASFGELIAWVIGWALIMEYSFGNIYVAFSWSDYFTSFMERIGIHIPDYLSCSYTEAKKAFFGSSGNKELINAWSSAPVIGNLKIIFDLPALVINGLITWLCYVGVKESKNFNNIFVLLKLFIILLVIAVGIGYINTGNWFPTSSVTGEASFMPNGFTGVMSAVSGVFFAYIGFDALSVLSEETKDPQKNLPRGMLISLVLCTAIYIVLTLVLTGMVDYRKFDGIGDPLAFIFESSNANVPWMEFVVALAAIIAITTVLLVFQMGQPRIWYAMSRDGLMPKKFMEIHPKHKTPSFATIITGIVVGLPILFTDKSFILDFTSIGTIFAFVLVCGGVLLLPAKQKRKGRFHMPYINSKFIFPVLFLGGLAFFYFWQPTFFQQLMDWSDPAEKEFRISILVYIILNLILCVMAFAKNLSLIPLIGLTSCLYLLTGMSHDNWFWFLLWFAIGMIIYFSYGFKNSKLNNELNGDLN; translated from the coding sequence ATGAATCAACTTTTCAGGAGAAAACATTATTCTGAAACCGAGCAGCCCTCTGGTTTGCGCCGCGTTTTGGGCGTATGGGATATTGTATTTTTTGGTATCGCGGCCATTATCGGGGCGGGCAGTTTCAGCAGTTTGGGTGAGGCCGTTTTCCGTGGTGGGCCGGGGGTGATCGTACTCTATCTGATTTGTGGCTTTGCGTGCGGTTTCACTGCACTTTGTTATGCGGAGTTTGCGAGCCGCATTCCGCAGGCTGGTTCGGCTTATACGTATGCATACGCAAGTTTTGGTGAGCTTATCGCTTGGGTGATCGGTTGGGCGTTGATTATGGAATATTCTTTCGGTAACATCTATGTCGCTTTTTCATGGAGTGATTATTTTACGAGTTTTATGGAGAGAATCGGTATTCACATCCCCGATTATCTGAGTTGTAGTTATACCGAAGCTAAAAAAGCTTTTTTCGGGAGCTCAGGAAATAAAGAACTCATCAATGCCTGGAGTTCGGCGCCTGTAATCGGCAATCTGAAGATTATTTTCGATTTGCCTGCACTTGTAATTAACGGATTAATTACGTGGCTTTGTTATGTAGGTGTGAAAGAATCTAAAAACTTCAATAACATCTTCGTCCTACTGAAACTGTTCATTATACTATTGGTAATTGCTGTTGGAATTGGCTACATTAATACCGGAAACTGGTTCCCCACAAGCAGCGTCACTGGTGAAGCGTCTTTCATGCCGAACGGCTTTACCGGCGTAATGAGTGCTGTATCGGGCGTTTTCTTCGCTTATATTGGTTTTGATGCGCTGAGTGTTTTATCTGAAGAGACCAAGGATCCACAGAAAAACCTGCCACGTGGGATGTTGATATCTCTGGTGCTATGTACCGCGATTTATATTGTGCTGACACTGGTACTAACCGGAATGGTGGATTACCGAAAATTTGATGGTATTGGTGACCCGCTGGCTTTTATTTTTGAAAGTTCTAACGCCAACGTGCCGTGGATGGAGTTTGTAGTGGCACTTGCGGCGATTATCGCCATAACGACTGTGCTGCTTGTTTTCCAGATGGGCCAGCCACGGATTTGGTACGCCATGAGCCGTGACGGACTGATGCCAAAAAAATTCATGGAAATTCACCCAAAACACAAGACCCCCTCCTTCGCTACCATCATCACCGGTATTGTAGTGGGTTTACCTATTCTGTTCACTGATAAATCTTTTATACTTGATTTTACCAGTATCGGGACGATATTCGCCTTCGTACTAGTCTGCGGGGGCGTGCTTCTGCTGCCGGCCAAACAGAAACGGAAAGGCCGTTTCCACATGCCCTACATCAACTCAAAGTTCATTTTCCCTGTATTGTTTTTGGGTGGGCTAGCCTTTTTCTACTTCTGGCAACCGACTTTCTTCCAACAGTTAATGGATTGGAGTGATCCTGCGGAAAAGGAATTCCGGATTTCGATCCTGGTGTACATCATCCTGAATCTTATCCTGTGTGTGATGGCTTTTGCCAAGAATTTATCTTTAATTCCGTTGATCGGACTTACTTCCTGCCTCTATTTACTAACAGGGATGAGCCATGATAACTGGTTTTGGTTTCTGCTTTGGTTTGCGATTGGTATGATTATTTATTTCTCCTATGGGTTTAAAAACAGTAAACTCAATAACGAACTCAACGGAGATTTAAATTAA